A single Pseudomonas brassicacearum DNA region contains:
- a CDS encoding DUF3999 domain-containing protein produces the protein MVGLWVALSAMAQEQPADFAHRVPLALSGEGPWYRLPLPLDVQLQARQTDLSDLRVFNAAGQAQAYALVRESAQSRENRSLTDVKWFPLYNAADDNERAPSVRVQSNANGTLVQVQPSSRLEAGEEELRGWLLDASAIKAPLQQLVLDWTSERDGFQRFTIEASDDLQHWQSWGEGQVARLIFADERVEQHEVSLPGQSARYLRLLWDSPSSAPILTSVQLQSASRESLPLPLAWSPPLAGSTVKAGEYTWQLPMGLNIEQVQIELSQANSLAPVTLSGRRESSHPWQPLGSGLLYRLTQNGQDVLQNQLQLSGQTVQQLKLTVDERGGGLGNEAPALRFAVRTTQVVFLARGEGPYSLALGSATVKAASLPLTTLVPDYKPSRLATLGAATVNGAAPSTSAPATAPATVDTNWKKIGLWAVLLLSVLFLAAMAFSLLRKPPAKSP, from the coding sequence ATGGTCGGATTGTGGGTGGCATTGTCGGCTATGGCCCAGGAGCAACCGGCGGATTTTGCCCATCGGGTGCCATTGGCCTTGAGCGGCGAAGGGCCGTGGTATCGCCTCCCATTGCCCCTGGACGTGCAGTTGCAGGCGCGGCAGACCGACCTGAGCGACCTGCGGGTCTTCAACGCGGCTGGCCAGGCCCAGGCCTACGCTTTGGTGCGCGAATCGGCCCAGAGCCGGGAAAACCGCAGCCTCACCGACGTGAAGTGGTTCCCGTTGTACAACGCTGCCGATGACAACGAGCGCGCGCCCAGTGTGCGGGTGCAATCGAACGCCAACGGCACCCTGGTGCAAGTCCAGCCCTCCAGCCGGCTCGAAGCAGGGGAGGAGGAGTTGCGTGGCTGGTTGTTGGATGCCAGCGCGATCAAGGCACCGTTGCAGCAGTTGGTCCTCGACTGGACCAGTGAGCGCGACGGTTTCCAGCGGTTCACCATCGAAGCCAGTGATGATTTGCAGCACTGGCAGTCGTGGGGTGAAGGCCAGGTGGCGCGCTTGATCTTTGCCGATGAGCGGGTCGAGCAGCATGAAGTGAGCTTGCCGGGGCAATCGGCGCGTTACCTGCGGTTATTGTGGGATTCGCCGTCCTCCGCGCCGATCCTGACCTCGGTCCAACTGCAAAGCGCCAGCCGCGAAAGCCTGCCGTTGCCGCTGGCCTGGTCGCCGCCGTTGGCCGGCAGCACCGTGAAGGCCGGCGAATACACCTGGCAGTTGCCCATGGGGCTGAACATCGAGCAGGTGCAGATCGAGTTGAGCCAGGCCAACAGCCTGGCGCCGGTGACCCTGAGCGGTCGCCGTGAAAGCAGCCATCCGTGGCAACCGCTGGGCAGCGGCTTGCTCTATCGCCTGACGCAGAATGGCCAGGATGTGCTGCAAAACCAATTGCAACTGTCTGGCCAGACCGTGCAGCAATTGAAACTGACCGTGGACGAGCGTGGCGGCGGCCTGGGCAACGAAGCCCCGGCCCTGCGCTTTGCCGTGCGTACGACCCAGGTGGTGTTCCTGGCGCGCGGCGAAGGGCCCTACAGCCTGGCCCTGGGCAGTGCGACAGTGAAAGCGGCCAGCTTGCCCTTGACCACGCTGGTGCCCGACTACAAGCCGTCGCGCCTGGCGACGCTGGGTGCCGCGACCGTGAACGGCGCGGCCCCGTCGACGTCGGCCCCGGCAACCGCGCCGGCGACGGTCGATACCAACTGGAAGAAAATCGGTTTGTGGGCGGTGCTGCTGCTCAGCGTGCTGTTCCTCGCGGCGATGGCGTTCAGCCTGTTGCGCAAGCCACCGGCCAAATCCCCGTAG
- a CDS encoding glycogen/starch/alpha-glucan phosphorylase → MTQEPLVREAEVAAFRDAVLTKLTYAVGKDPDHAFDHDWFEAIALAARDHMVEHWMDHTRQIYRKGQKRVYYLSLEFLIGRLLYDSLSNLGLLDTAREALTELGVDLERIRLLEPDAALGNGGLGRLAACFMESMSTLGIAGHGYGIRYEHGLFRQAIVDGWQQEQTEHWLDFGNPWEFERPEVVYPIGFGGSVETVTDDAGKTRQVWTPGETVRAIAYDTPVVGWRGASVNTLRLWRARAMEELHLERFNAGDHLGAVAEVARAESISRVLYPADSTEAGQELRLRQEYFFVAASLQDLLRRHRNMHTSVLTLGDHAAIQLNDTHPSIAVAELMRQLVDVYDVAWDAAWQITQDTLSYTNHTLLPEALETWSVGLMERMLPRHMQIIYLINAQHIDSLRAKGVHDFDVLRSVSLIEEDNGRRVRMGNLAFLGSHSVNGVSGLHTQLMRSTVFSELHKLYPERINNKTNGITFRRWLFQANSELTSMMVDALGPSVLDNPEERLIELEPFADKPAFRKQFAEQRLHSKKALAYLIHERLGIAVNPAAMFDVQVKRIHEYKRQLLNLMHTVALYQAIRAEPEVDWVPRVKIFAGKAAASYHQAKLIIKLTNDIARVVNNDPTVRGLLKVVFLPNYNVSLAESIIPAADLSEQISTAGFEASGTSNMKFGLNGALTIGTMDGANVEMHERIGGEHMFIFGLTSEQVEARKQNGEFSAAPDIAASHRLNDVLQAIRGGVFSPDDPMRYAGLVDSLVDYDRFLVCADFDSYWNAQAKVEERWHDSKQWWRSAVLNTARMGWFSSDRTIREYATDIWKALE, encoded by the coding sequence ATGACTCAAGAACCACTTGTTCGCGAAGCCGAAGTTGCGGCATTTCGCGACGCCGTGTTGACCAAACTCACTTATGCCGTCGGCAAGGACCCGGATCATGCGTTTGATCACGACTGGTTCGAAGCCATCGCCCTTGCTGCGCGCGACCACATGGTCGAACACTGGATGGACCACACGCGACAGATCTACCGCAAGGGTCAGAAGCGCGTCTATTACCTCTCCCTGGAATTTCTCATCGGCCGCTTGCTCTACGACAGCCTGAGCAACCTCGGCTTGCTGGACACGGCGCGCGAGGCCCTGACCGAACTGGGCGTGGACCTGGAGCGTATCCGCCTGCTCGAGCCGGATGCGGCGTTGGGCAACGGTGGCCTTGGTCGCTTGGCCGCGTGTTTCATGGAAAGCATGTCGACCCTGGGCATTGCCGGCCACGGCTACGGTATTCGTTATGAACACGGCCTGTTCCGCCAAGCCATCGTTGACGGCTGGCAGCAGGAGCAGACCGAACACTGGCTGGATTTCGGCAACCCCTGGGAGTTCGAACGGCCGGAGGTGGTTTACCCGATCGGCTTTGGCGGCAGCGTCGAGACCGTGACCGATGACGCGGGCAAGACTCGGCAAGTCTGGACGCCGGGCGAAACCGTGCGGGCCATTGCCTATGACACGCCGGTGGTGGGCTGGCGCGGTGCCAGCGTCAACACCCTGCGCCTGTGGCGTGCCCGGGCCATGGAAGAGCTGCACCTGGAACGCTTCAATGCCGGCGATCACTTGGGCGCGGTGGCGGAAGTGGCCCGGGCCGAAAGTATTTCCCGCGTGCTGTACCCGGCCGACAGCACCGAGGCGGGCCAGGAACTGCGCTTGCGCCAGGAATACTTCTTCGTGGCCGCCTCGCTGCAGGACTTGCTGCGCCGTCATCGCAACATGCACACCTCGGTGCTGACCCTGGGCGACCACGCCGCGATCCAGCTCAACGACACTCACCCGTCCATTGCCGTGGCCGAGTTGATGCGGCAATTGGTGGATGTCTACGACGTGGCTTGGGACGCGGCCTGGCAGATCACTCAGGACACGCTGTCCTACACCAACCACACGCTGCTGCCCGAAGCCCTGGAAACCTGGTCGGTGGGGTTGATGGAGCGCATGCTGCCCCGGCACATGCAGATCATCTACCTGATCAACGCCCAGCACATCGATTCGCTGCGGGCCAAGGGCGTGCACGATTTCGATGTGCTGCGCTCGGTTTCGCTGATCGAAGAGGACAATGGCCGCCGGGTGCGCATGGGTAACCTGGCATTCCTCGGTTCCCACAGTGTCAACGGCGTGTCCGGGCTGCATACCCAGTTGATGCGCAGCACGGTGTTTTCCGAGTTGCACAAGCTCTATCCGGAGCGAATCAACAACAAGACCAACGGCATCACCTTCCGCCGCTGGTTGTTCCAGGCCAACTCCGAATTGACCTCGATGATGGTCGACGCCCTCGGCCCGAGCGTGCTCGACAACCCCGAGGAACGCTTGATCGAGCTGGAACCGTTCGCCGACAAGCCAGCGTTTCGCAAACAGTTTGCCGAGCAGCGCTTGCACAGCAAGAAGGCCCTGGCCTACTTGATCCACGAGCGGCTGGGGATTGCCGTGAACCCGGCGGCGATGTTCGACGTGCAGGTCAAGCGGATCCATGAATACAAGCGCCAGTTGCTCAACCTGATGCACACCGTGGCGCTGTACCAGGCGATCCGCGCCGAGCCGGAAGTGGACTGGGTGCCGCGGGTGAAGATCTTCGCCGGCAAGGCTGCCGCCAGTTACCACCAGGCCAAGCTGATCATCAAACTGACCAACGACATCGCCCGGGTGGTGAACAACGACCCGACCGTGCGCGGCCTGCTCAAAGTGGTGTTCCTGCCCAACTACAACGTCAGCCTGGCCGAAAGCATCATTCCGGCGGCGGACCTGTCGGAGCAGATCTCCACGGCCGGTTTCGAAGCGTCAGGCACCAGCAACATGAAGTTCGGCCTCAACGGTGCGCTGACCATCGGTACCATGGACGGCGCCAACGTGGAGATGCATGAGCGCATTGGTGGTGAACATATGTTCATCTTCGGCCTGACTTCCGAGCAGGTGGAAGCGCGCAAGCAAAACGGTGAATTCAGCGCCGCGCCGGACATTGCCGCGTCCCATCGACTCAACGACGTATTGCAGGCGATTCGCGGCGGGGTGTTCTCGCCGGATGATCCGATGCGCTACGCCGGGCTCGTGGACTCGCTGGTGGACTATGACCGCTTTCTGGTCTGCGCCGACTTCGACTCCTACTGGAACGCCCAGGCCAAGGTCGAAGAGCGTTGGCATGACTCCAAGCAATGGTGGCGTTCGGCGGTGCTCAACACTGCGCGCATGGGCTGGTTCTCCTCGGACCGGACCATCCGTGAATACGCGACCGACATCTGGAAGGCCTTGGAGTAG
- a CDS encoding class 1 fructose-bisphosphatase — MSRVTLSRYLIEQTRSNNTPADLRFLIEVVARACKEISHAVSKGALGGVLGSMGTENVQGEVQKKLDVLSNEILLEANEWGGHLAGMASEEMDNAYQIPGKYPKGAYLLVFDPLDGSSNIDINAPVGTIFSVLRCPNEYLSQNEALNEKAFLQPGTEQVAAGYAIYGPQTMLVLTLGDGVKGFTLDREMGSFVLTHEDITIPESTQEFAINMSNQRHWEAPVQRYVAELLAGEEGPLKKNYNMRWVAAMVADVHRILTRGGLFMYPRDSREPSKPGKLRLMYEANPMSFLVEQAGGASTDGHQRILDIKPEGLHQRVAVFLGSKEEVARATAYHKE, encoded by the coding sequence ATGTCCCGCGTTACCTTGAGTCGCTATTTGATTGAGCAGACCCGCAGCAACAACACCCCTGCCGATCTGCGCTTTTTGATCGAAGTGGTGGCGCGTGCGTGCAAGGAGATCAGCCACGCCGTCTCCAAAGGCGCGCTGGGTGGTGTCCTGGGCAGCATGGGCACCGAGAACGTGCAGGGCGAAGTGCAGAAGAAGCTCGACGTGCTGTCCAACGAAATCCTGCTCGAAGCCAACGAATGGGGCGGCCACCTGGCCGGCATGGCGTCCGAAGAAATGGACAATGCCTACCAGATCCCGGGCAAATACCCCAAGGGTGCCTACCTGCTGGTGTTCGACCCACTGGACGGTTCGTCGAACATCGACATCAACGCACCGGTTGGCACCATCTTCTCGGTACTGCGCTGCCCGAACGAGTACCTGAGCCAGAACGAAGCCTTGAATGAAAAGGCCTTCCTGCAGCCAGGCACCGAGCAGGTCGCTGCCGGTTATGCCATCTACGGCCCTCAGACCATGCTGGTGCTGACCCTGGGCGACGGCGTCAAGGGCTTTACCCTGGACCGCGAGATGGGCAGCTTCGTCCTGACACACGAAGACATCACCATTCCTGAGAGCACCCAGGAATTCGCGATCAACATGTCCAACCAGCGTCACTGGGAAGCCCCGGTGCAACGCTACGTTGCAGAGTTGCTGGCGGGTGAAGAAGGCCCGTTGAAAAAGAACTACAACATGCGTTGGGTCGCCGCGATGGTTGCCGATGTGCACCGCATCCTGACCCGTGGCGGTCTGTTCATGTACCCGCGCGACAGCCGTGAGCCGTCCAAGCCGGGCAAACTGCGCCTGATGTACGAAGCCAACCCGATGTCGTTCCTGGTGGAACAGGCTGGCGGTGCCTCCACCGACGGCCATCAGCGCATCCTCGATATCAAGCCCGAAGGCCTGCACCAGCGCGTGGCGGTGTTCCTCGGCTCGAAAGAAGAAGTGGCGCGCGCCACGGCTTACCACAAGGAGTGA
- a CDS encoding YkgJ family cysteine cluster protein gives MMKPNLIAAAEIDRLDTWAKYSAPMCGSCVSSCCTLPVEVKIKDLIRIGIVDEFELGDPPKNIAKRLQKEGIVERYNQKSEIFTLQRMSNNDCLYLDRKSRLCTIYEKRPDTCRNHPRVGPRPGYCAYKPKEVERERNPRTLDKF, from the coding sequence ATGATGAAGCCCAACCTGATCGCCGCCGCGGAGATCGACCGACTCGATACCTGGGCCAAGTACTCCGCCCCGATGTGCGGCTCCTGTGTGTCGAGCTGCTGCACGCTGCCAGTGGAGGTCAAGATCAAGGACCTGATCCGCATCGGCATCGTCGATGAGTTCGAACTGGGCGACCCGCCGAAGAACATCGCCAAGCGCCTGCAAAAGGAAGGGATCGTCGAGCGCTACAACCAGAAGTCCGAGATCTTCACGCTCCAGCGCATGAGCAACAACGACTGCCTTTATCTGGATCGCAAGAGCCGGTTGTGCACCATTTACGAGAAACGCCCGGACACCTGCCGCAACCATCCGCGGGTTGGACCACGGCCAGGCTATTGCGCCTACAAGCCCAAGGAAGTGGAGCGCGAGCGCAATCCGCGGACGTTGGACAAATTTTGA
- a CDS encoding DUF2339 domain-containing protein: MQWILTLLGLALGWVVDESFADALIGALVGLGIAQSFRLGRLGVQAAKQQILLQEAQQSLLTLEARLAVLERGTVAAPSEPAPAPKVVVPQAATPETRTTSELIWELPPDLEPVPAMATQASQPLPDDVWKPAPTTSSGRADRDFAPLPLEPMASKPASPRGPNLFDRAVIGARNWLFGGNTVLRVGVVLLFLGLAFLLRYATEGMVVPIELRYAGVAASALGLLGLGWWLRQRNSSYALMLQGTGIAVLYLTVFAAMRLHPLLDSKAALGLLVAVTVFSAILAITQNALGLAAAAALGGFAAPILTSTGSGNHVALFSYFILLNAGILAIAWFKAWRLLNLIGFVGTFGIGFAWGLRSYAPELFWSTEPFLILFFLMYLAIGLLFTRRKLLEMSDAPEDASRDALLHWSARKGDYVDGTMLFGPPLVGLGLQFALVQHLEFAAAFSALALGMIYMGLARVLMGGRALLLAETCLALGVIFATLAIPLGLDARWTAAAWAVEGAGIFWLGLRQQRPLARAFALLLQLGSALAFVSQLRTGDGSLLDGSALGALMLGGALLFTFYQLRKAEPEHTAGWERQGLPVLAVLGLSFLYLLAPLFFFTYGTAIAWALAGLATLFVGLRLQSRSFLFTAFAVQLLGGALFLLRLQGAEVDSTAVFSAGWNGLLSASLIGLALIGGMLLAARDDMVRSDGRLLRGLSVVLLAGLVLINLAVLFVLSWQTASGVWAASGLLIIWLSLYLKQRVSFVFGLLLQLLGGAAFLTAEPALLGPLDAEDLRPLAHSGFWTPLVLGLAALVGAWRLQRAHAAQELEALSLQRLSELLLIWGAGWWALAWTSEVLRFAPANLQGSWLLMVAAISVAVGAVLALRLKWPALGLLCTLLIPAAGCVLVATGHSRYHPAADFGWLAWTVVFAVHLLSLKRLAATLPAQARSTAHVLGCWLLIGVLALELRYSLLLLSEQYNAWRWLGWAILPSLYLVLMAAARAWPWPISAQTREYRIYAAAPLALLMLGWFWLANTFSDGTAEPLPYVPLVNPLELGLLFALFGVYVWARSALAQLAIRWAHAEHVAQLIAGVSLFAFFTALVMRSAHHWIGVPFELDALLESMFVQAGLSIVWTLIALGLMIGGHLRHRREVWLIGAALIAVVVAKLFFVELSNRGGLARIVSFIGVGVLLLVVGYFAPLPPKRPETVAQDEPPMPVSEGVSS, from the coding sequence ATGCAATGGATCTTGACGCTGTTGGGCCTGGCACTCGGCTGGGTGGTGGACGAGTCGTTCGCCGATGCGCTGATAGGCGCGTTGGTGGGGCTTGGCATCGCCCAATCGTTTCGGCTGGGCCGGTTGGGTGTCCAGGCGGCCAAGCAACAGATCTTATTGCAAGAAGCCCAACAGAGCTTGCTCACGCTGGAGGCGCGCCTGGCAGTGCTTGAGCGTGGGACCGTTGCCGCACCGAGTGAGCCAGCGCCAGCGCCCAAGGTTGTCGTGCCCCAGGCCGCGACGCCCGAGACGCGCACGACGTCTGAGCTCATCTGGGAGTTGCCGCCCGACCTCGAACCCGTTCCCGCGATGGCCACCCAGGCCAGCCAGCCATTGCCCGATGACGTTTGGAAACCCGCGCCAACCACGTCCAGTGGGCGTGCCGATCGCGACTTCGCGCCGTTGCCCCTGGAACCGATGGCTTCGAAACCCGCGTCTCCCCGTGGCCCGAATTTGTTCGACCGCGCCGTAATTGGTGCGCGCAACTGGCTGTTCGGCGGCAATACGGTGCTGCGGGTCGGCGTGGTGCTGTTGTTCCTCGGCCTGGCGTTTTTGCTGCGCTACGCCACCGAAGGCATGGTGGTGCCGATCGAATTGCGTTACGCCGGCGTCGCGGCCAGTGCGTTGGGCCTGTTGGGCCTGGGCTGGTGGTTGCGCCAGCGCAACAGCAGTTATGCGCTGATGCTCCAGGGCACGGGGATCGCCGTGCTGTACCTGACGGTGTTCGCGGCCATGCGCCTGCATCCGTTGCTCGATTCCAAGGCGGCCCTGGGCTTGCTGGTCGCGGTGACGGTGTTCTCGGCCATCCTGGCGATTACCCAGAACGCCCTGGGCCTGGCTGCGGCTGCGGCGCTGGGCGGGTTTGCCGCGCCGATCCTGACTTCCACCGGCAGTGGCAACCACGTCGCGCTGTTCAGCTATTTCATCCTGCTCAATGCCGGCATCCTCGCGATTGCCTGGTTCAAGGCCTGGCGCCTGCTCAACCTGATCGGCTTTGTCGGCACCTTCGGCATCGGTTTCGCCTGGGGCCTGCGCTCTTACGCGCCGGAACTGTTCTGGAGCACCGAGCCATTCCTGATTCTGTTCTTCCTGATGTACCTGGCGATTGGCTTGCTGTTCACCCGTCGCAAACTATTGGAAATGAGCGATGCCCCTGAAGACGCCAGCCGCGACGCGCTGCTGCACTGGTCGGCGCGCAAGGGCGATTATGTGGACGGCACCATGCTGTTCGGCCCGCCGTTGGTGGGCTTGGGCTTGCAGTTCGCGTTGGTGCAGCATCTGGAGTTCGCCGCTGCGTTCAGCGCCCTGGCCCTGGGCATGATCTACATGGGCCTGGCGCGGGTATTGATGGGCGGTCGCGCCTTGCTGCTGGCCGAAACCTGCCTGGCCCTGGGAGTGATTTTTGCCACCCTGGCGATCCCTTTGGGGCTCGATGCCCGTTGGACCGCTGCGGCGTGGGCCGTGGAAGGCGCGGGGATCTTCTGGTTGGGCCTGCGCCAGCAACGTCCACTCGCCCGGGCCTTTGCCTTGTTGCTGCAATTGGGCTCGGCACTGGCGTTCGTCAGCCAATTGCGTACCGGCGACGGCAGCCTGCTCGATGGTTCAGCGCTGGGTGCGTTGATGCTCGGCGGCGCCTTGCTGTTCACCTTTTACCAACTGCGCAAGGCTGAGCCTGAACATACCGCAGGTTGGGAGCGCCAAGGCCTGCCGGTGCTGGCTGTGCTGGGATTGAGTTTTCTCTATCTTCTGGCACCGCTGTTCTTCTTCACCTACGGCACCGCCATCGCCTGGGCCCTGGCCGGTTTGGCGACACTGTTTGTGGGCCTGCGCTTGCAATCGCGCAGTTTCCTGTTCACTGCATTTGCGGTGCAATTGCTTGGCGGCGCGCTGTTCCTGTTGCGCTTGCAAGGCGCCGAGGTGGATTCGACGGCGGTGTTCAGTGCCGGCTGGAACGGTTTGCTCAGTGCCTCGCTGATCGGCCTGGCGCTGATTGGCGGCATGTTGCTGGCGGCACGTGACGACATGGTGCGCAGCGATGGCCGGTTGCTGCGCGGCTTGTCGGTGGTGTTGCTGGCGGGGCTGGTGCTGATCAATCTTGCGGTGCTGTTCGTCCTGTCGTGGCAAACGGCGAGCGGTGTATGGGCGGCCAGCGGCCTGTTGATCATCTGGCTGAGCCTGTACCTGAAACAACGCGTGAGCTTTGTCTTCGGCCTGCTGCTGCAATTGCTTGGTGGTGCGGCGTTCTTGACGGCGGAGCCGGCGCTGTTGGGGCCGCTCGACGCCGAGGATCTGCGGCCCCTGGCCCATAGCGGTTTCTGGACGCCGCTGGTGCTGGGGCTGGCAGCGCTGGTGGGCGCATGGCGCCTGCAACGGGCACACGCGGCGCAGGAGCTCGAGGCCTTGAGCTTGCAGCGCTTGTCCGAGCTGCTGCTGATCTGGGGCGCCGGTTGGTGGGCGCTGGCGTGGACCAGCGAAGTATTGCGCTTTGCCCCGGCGAACCTGCAAGGCAGCTGGCTGCTGATGGTTGCGGCGATCAGCGTGGCGGTGGGGGCGGTCTTGGCGCTGCGCTTGAAATGGCCGGCGCTGGGGCTGCTGTGCACCTTGCTGATTCCGGCGGCGGGCTGCGTGCTCGTTGCGACTGGGCACAGCCGCTATCACCCGGCGGCGGACTTTGGCTGGCTGGCCTGGACGGTGGTGTTTGCCGTGCATTTGCTATCGCTCAAGCGCCTGGCCGCGACGCTGCCGGCCCAGGCGCGCAGCACAGCCCATGTGCTCGGTTGCTGGTTGCTGATCGGCGTGCTGGCGCTGGAGCTGCGTTATAGCCTGCTGTTGTTGTCCGAGCAGTACAACGCCTGGCGCTGGCTGGGCTGGGCGATCCTGCCGAGCCTTTACCTGGTGCTGATGGCCGCTGCGCGCGCCTGGCCGTGGCCGATATCGGCCCAAACGCGCGAATACCGTATCTACGCGGCGGCGCCCCTGGCGCTGTTGATGCTCGGTTGGTTCTGGCTGGCCAATACCTTCAGCGACGGTACCGCCGAACCCTTGCCTTATGTGCCGCTGGTCAACCCGTTGGAGCTGGGCCTGCTGTTTGCCTTGTTCGGTGTCTATGTGTGGGCACGCAGTGCGCTGGCGCAACTGGCGATCCGTTGGGCCCATGCCGAGCACGTTGCCCAGTTGATCGCCGGTGTGTCGCTGTTCGCGTTCTTCACCGCCCTGGTGATGCGCAGTGCCCACCATTGGATCGGCGTGCCATTCGAACTGGATGCGCTGCTCGAGTCGATGTTCGTACAGGCTGGGCTGTCCATTGTCTGGACCCTGATCGCCCTGGGCCTGATGATCGGTGGGCATCTGCGCCATCGCCGTGAAGTGTGGCTGATTGGCGCGGCGTTGATCGCCGTGGTCGTGGCCAAGTTGTTCTTTGTCGAATTGAGTAACCGTGGCGGTCTGGCGCGGATCGTGTCGTTTATCGGCGTAGGCGTGTTGCTGCTGGTAGTGGGCTATTTTGCGCCGCTGCCGCCCAAGCGCCCGGAGACGGTCGCGCAGGATGAGCCGCCGATGCCTGTCAGTGAGGGAGTGTCGTCTTGA
- the typA gene encoding translational GTPase TypA has product MIENLRNIAIIAHVDHGKTTLVDKLLRQSGTLERNELNDERVMDSNDQEKERGITILAKNTAINWNGYHINIVDTPGHADFGGEVERVMSMVDSVLLLVDAQDGPMPQTRFVTKKAFEAGLRPIVVINKVDRPGARPDWVLDQIFDLFDNLGATEEQLDFKVVYASALNGIAGLDHTNMAEDMTPLYQSIVDDVPAPKVDRDGPFQMQISALDYNSFLGVIGVGRIARGRVKPNTPVVAIDADGKKRNGRILKLMGHHGLHRIDVEEAAAGDIVCISGFEQLFISDTLCDPLNVEAMKPLTVDEPTVSMTFQVNDSPFCGKEGKFVTSRNIKERLDKELLYNVALRVEEGDSADKFKVSGRGELHLSVLIETMRREGFEMGVGRPEVIIRMVDGVKHEPYENVTIDLPEESQGAIMEQMGLRKGDLTNMVPDGKGRVRLEYNIPARGLIGFRNEFLTLTSGGGILTSIFDRYDVMKSGDMSGRQNGVLVSVATGKALTYSLETLQARGKLFVEHGQDIYEGQIVGLNSRDNDLGVNPTKGKKLDNMRASGKDETIALVPPVKFTLEQALEFVQEDELCEVTPKSIRLRKKILGESERTRAAKKSGN; this is encoded by the coding sequence GTGATCGAAAATCTACGCAACATCGCCATCATTGCTCACGTTGACCATGGTAAGACCACCCTGGTAGACAAACTCTTGCGTCAATCCGGCACCCTGGAGCGCAACGAGCTCAACGACGAGCGCGTGATGGACTCCAACGACCAGGAAAAAGAGCGCGGTATTACCATCCTGGCGAAAAACACCGCCATCAACTGGAATGGCTACCACATCAATATCGTGGACACCCCGGGCCACGCCGACTTCGGTGGTGAAGTAGAGCGCGTGATGTCGATGGTCGACTCCGTGCTGCTGCTGGTCGATGCCCAGGACGGCCCTATGCCGCAAACCCGTTTCGTGACCAAGAAGGCTTTCGAAGCCGGCCTGCGTCCGATCGTGGTCATCAACAAGGTTGACCGTCCAGGCGCGCGTCCGGACTGGGTCCTGGACCAGATCTTCGACCTGTTCGACAACCTGGGTGCCACCGAAGAACAGCTGGACTTCAAAGTCGTCTACGCCTCGGCCCTGAACGGTATTGCCGGTCTGGACCACACCAACATGGCTGAAGACATGACCCCGCTGTACCAGTCGATCGTCGACGACGTACCGGCGCCGAAAGTCGACCGTGACGGCCCGTTCCAGATGCAAATCTCGGCACTGGACTACAACAGCTTCCTGGGTGTTATCGGTGTTGGCCGTATCGCCCGTGGTCGCGTCAAGCCGAACACCCCAGTGGTTGCCATCGACGCCGACGGCAAGAAGCGCAACGGTCGTATCCTCAAGCTGATGGGTCACCACGGCCTGCACCGCATCGACGTTGAAGAAGCTGCGGCCGGCGACATCGTCTGCATCAGCGGCTTCGAGCAACTGTTCATCTCCGACACCCTGTGCGACCCACTGAACGTCGAAGCGATGAAGCCGTTGACCGTCGACGAGCCAACCGTTTCCATGACCTTCCAGGTCAACGACTCGCCATTCTGCGGTAAAGAAGGCAAGTTCGTGACCAGCCGCAACATCAAGGAACGCCTGGACAAAGAGCTGCTCTACAACGTTGCCCTGCGCGTTGAAGAAGGCGACTCGGCCGACAAGTTCAAGGTCTCCGGCCGTGGCGAGCTGCACCTCTCGGTACTGATCGAAACCATGCGTCGCGAAGGCTTCGAAATGGGCGTGGGCCGTCCTGAAGTGATCATCCGCATGGTGGATGGCGTCAAGCACGAACCGTACGAAAACGTGACCATCGACCTGCCGGAAGAATCCCAGGGCGCGATCATGGAGCAAATGGGCCTGCGCAAAGGCGACCTGACCAACATGGTTCCGGATGGCAAGGGCCGTGTGCGCCTTGAGTACAACATTCCGGCCCGTGGCCTGATCGGTTTCCGTAACGAGTTCCTGACCCTGACCTCCGGTGGCGGCATCCTGACTTCGATCTTCGATCGTTACGACGTGATGAAGTCCGGCGACATGTCCGGCCGTCAGAACGGTGTCCTGGTATCGGTTGCGACCGGCAAGGCCCTGACCTACTCGCTGGAAACCCTGCAAGCGCGCGGCAAGCTGTTCGTCGAGCACGGCCAGGATATCTACGAAGGTCAAATCGTCGGCCTGAACAGCCGCGACAACGACCTGGGCGTGAACCCAACCAAAGGCAAGAAGCTCGACAACATGCGTGCTTCGGGCAAGGACGAAACCATCGCCCTGGTTCCACCGGTCAAGTTCACCCTGGAGCAAGCGCTGGAGTTCGTGCAGGAAGACGAGCTGTGTGAAGTGACGCCTAAGTCCATCCGTCTTCGCAAGAAGATCCTGGGCGAAAGCGAGCGTACCCGCGCTGCCAAGAAAAGCGGCAACTGA